One part of the Glycine soja cultivar W05 chromosome 11, ASM419377v2, whole genome shotgun sequence genome encodes these proteins:
- the LOC114377544 gene encoding transcription factor LHW-like isoform X1 produces the protein MLLFFHWVVEKEKKVRKFSRGFEMGFLLKEALRTLCGRNQWSYAVFWKIGCHNSKLLIWEECYYEPLPWPPHMFGMPDLPYQNGEGCWFSSESLSSQLGIQEEVRVSSLIKKMTVNNSVIIAGEGIIGRAAFTGSHQWILLNNFTEDAYPPQVYAEVHHQFSAGIQTVAVIPVLPHGVVQLGSFLPIIENMGFVNDVKSLIFQLGCVPGALLSEDYSPPIAGVPVSVDPPVIASNCPPSVTSGSNQQNNSSHASMSFSVQTPCPLKAETNTCQGSALTPQTHKLNQISNNPCQPKVIPTSKTNFASQRENRAVEAEVIPSDLDSCLQQHSVSCNARSAFNNLIGSGSFGQSGISADNLTLMEQQIISAIGNRDNVNPCVNASSSLNKSQLRTDGGHLLGHNMSSGSTSILGGIPIHGGMSTLLRSNLITSSGSKSSQASTVDFSGVGVGIGPQNCDSSTKALANLTSQSVTFPIHVEGSNQKILVLDLKCASSNQKIDYDLLQAPNPPTFHVEEQVPFSGQIPGFTHDCLHKDGSSQSMMTKDPKDKLDYAKPPSGDDLFDVLGVDLKNQLLNGNWDNLFTYESDANAENMEKKIAPMNKEGVTINPDIYSVKETISDSDIFSGMGTDNLLDAVVSKAKSIVKLDSDDMSCRTTLTRNSTASVPSPACRPVMSGHFQGGLFDFPKNWGKTGAIETSLLRSGCNKDDAGNCSQTSSVYGSQLSSWVENSGSVKHENIVSTGYSKQADESCKPNRKRLKPGENPRPRPKDRQMIQDRVKELREIVPNGAKCSIDALLERTIKHMLFLQSVTKHADKLKQTGESKIINKEGGLLLKDNFEGGATWAYEVGSLSMVCPIVVEDLIPPRQMLVEMLCEERGCFLEIADLIRGLGLTILKGVMEAHNDKIWARFAVEANRDITRMEIFMSLVCLLEQTVKGNTSSSNAIDNMVYHSFPQATQTTERSSSLQ, from the exons GGTcgtagaaaaggaaaaaaaagtgagaaaattcTCGCGTGGTTTTGAGATGGGGTTTCTGTTGAAAGAAGCTTTGAGGACTCTCTGCGGTCGGAATCAGTGGTCTTATGCTGTGTTCTGGAAGATCGGTTGCCACAATTCCAA GCTATTAATCTGGGAAGAatgctattatgaacctttgccGTGGCCTCCACACATGTTTGGGATGCCTGATTTGCCTTACCAGAATGGGGAAGGATGCTGGTTTTCTTCAGAGTCTCTGTCATCTCAGCTTGGGATTCAAGAGGAGGTCCGAGTCTCttctttgattaaaaaaatgactgTAAACAATTCAGTTATTATTGCAGGTGAAGG CATAATTGGACGGGCTGCATTTACAGGCAGCCATCAGTGGATTCTTTTGAACAATTTCACTGAAGATGCATATCCTCCACAG GTATATGCTGAAGTGCATCACCAATTTTCAGCTGGAATACAG ACAGTAGCTGTTATTCCTGTGCTTCCTCATGGGGTTGTTCAACTTGGTTCTTTCTTGCct ATAATTGAGAATATGGGATTTGTGAATGATGTGAAGAGCTTGATCTTTCAATTGGGATGTGTTCCTGGCGCCCTTCTATCTGAAGACTATTCACCTCCCATTGCTGGTGTGCCTGTGTCTGTTGATCCACCAGTCATTGCCTCAAACTGCCCTCCATCCGTAACTAGTGGCTCCAATCAGCAAAATAATTCATCGCATGCTTCAATGTCCTTTAGTGTTCAAACACCATGTCCTCTAAAGGCAGAGACAAATACTTGCCAGGGTTCTGCATTGACACCCCAAACCCATAAGCTGAACCAGATATCCAATAACCCTTGCCAACCAAAGGTTATTCCAACGAGTAAAACAAACTTTGCTAGCCAACGAGAGAATAGAGCTGTGGAAGCTGAAGTAATACCCTCAGATCTAGATTCATGCCTGCAGCAGCATTCTGTTTCATGCAATGCAAGATCTGCTTTCAATAACTTGATTGGTTCTGGGTCTTTTGGTCAATCTGGTATAAGTGCTGATAATCTTACATTAATGGAGCAGCAAATCATATCAGCCATTGGGAATCGAGATAATGTTAATCCTTGTGTAAATGCCTCGAGTTCGTTGAACAAGTCTCAACTAAGAACAGATGGAGGCCATCTACTTGGCCACAATATGAGTTCTGGCAGTACTTCAATACTAGGAGGAATCCCAATACATGGTGGGATGAGTACTCTTTTGAGGTCAAATCTGATTACCAGTTCTGGTTCAAAATCTTCCCAAGCATCCACAGTTGATTTTTCTGGAGTAGGAGTTGGAATTGGACCTCAAAATTGTGATTCTTCAACTAAAGCTTTGGCAAATTTGACTAGTCAATCAGTAACCTTTCCCATACATGTAGAAGGTTCTAATCAGAAGATTCTTGTTTTAGATTTAAAGTGTGCTTCATCAAATCAAAAGATAGACTATGATTTGCTTCAGGCCCCTAACCCCCCCACTTTTCATGTTGAGGAACAAGTGCCCTTTAGTGGTCAAATCCCTGGTTTTACCCACGATTGCCTTCATAAAGATGGTAGTAGTCAATCTATGATGACAAAGGATCCTAAAGACAAACTAGATTATGCTAAACCTCCATCAGGTGATGACCTGTTTGATGTTTTAGGGGTGGATTTGAAAAACCAATTGCTGAATGGAAACTGGGATAATCTCTTTACTTATGAATCAGATGCTAATGCAGAAAATATGGAAAAAAAGATAGCACCTATGAACAAGGAGGGTGTAACAATAAATCCTGATATTTATTCAGTTAAAGAAACAATATCAGACAGTGACATTTTTTCTGGGATGGGAACAGACAACCTCTTGGATGCCGTGGTCTCAAAAGCCAAATCTATTGTGAAACTGGATTCTGATGACATGTCTTGCAGGACAACATTGACAAGGAATAGTACTGCCTCTGTTCCTTCTCCTGCCTGCAGGCCGGTAATGTCGGGTCATTTCCAGGGGGGATTGTTTGATTTTCCTAAGAATTGGGGTAAAACAGGTGCCATAGAAACTAGTTTGCTTAGGTCCGGATGTAACAAGGATGATGCTGGAAACTGTTCTCAAACTAGTTCTGTTTATGGCTCTCAACTTAGTTCATGGGTTGAGAATAGTGGGAGTGTGAAACATGAGAATATTGTTTCAACTGGATACTCAAAGCAGGCAGATGAGAGTTGCAAACCAAATCGTAAGAGGCTTAAACCAGGAGAGAATCCCCGGCCTCGACCGAAAGATCGTCAAATGATTCAAGATCGAGTGAAAGAGTTACGAGAAATTGTGCCAAACGGAGCAAAA TGTAGCATAGATGCACTTTTGGAACGGACCATTAAGCACATGCTTTTCTTACAAAGTGTGACAAAGCATGCTGACAAGCTGAAACAAACAGGGGAGTCTAAG ATTATTAATAAGGAAGGTGGGCTGCTTTTGAAAGACAACTTTGAGGGTGGGGCTACGTGGGCATATGAAGTTGGCTCACTATCAATGGTTTGCCCCATTGTAGTCGAGGATCTGATTCCACCTCGTCAGATGCTAGTGGAG ATGCTTTGTGAGGAACGAGGTTGCTTTTTGGAAATAGCCGACTTAATCAGAGGATTAGGCTTAACCATCTTAAAGGGGGTAATGGAAGCTCACAATGACAAAATCTGGGCACGCTTTGCTGTTGAG
- the LOC114377544 gene encoding transcription factor LHW-like isoform X2 translates to MNLCRGLHTCLGCLICLTRMGKDAGFLQSLCHLSLGFKRSIIGRAAFTGSHQWILLNNFTEDAYPPQVYAEVHHQFSAGIQTVAVIPVLPHGVVQLGSFLPIIENMGFVNDVKSLIFQLGCVPGALLSEDYSPPIAGVPVSVDPPVIASNCPPSVTSGSNQQNNSSHASMSFSVQTPCPLKAETNTCQGSALTPQTHKLNQISNNPCQPKVIPTSKTNFASQRENRAVEAEVIPSDLDSCLQQHSVSCNARSAFNNLIGSGSFGQSGISADNLTLMEQQIISAIGNRDNVNPCVNASSSLNKSQLRTDGGHLLGHNMSSGSTSILGGIPIHGGMSTLLRSNLITSSGSKSSQASTVDFSGVGVGIGPQNCDSSTKALANLTSQSVTFPIHVEGSNQKILVLDLKCASSNQKIDYDLLQAPNPPTFHVEEQVPFSGQIPGFTHDCLHKDGSSQSMMTKDPKDKLDYAKPPSGDDLFDVLGVDLKNQLLNGNWDNLFTYESDANAENMEKKIAPMNKEGVTINPDIYSVKETISDSDIFSGMGTDNLLDAVVSKAKSIVKLDSDDMSCRTTLTRNSTASVPSPACRPVMSGHFQGGLFDFPKNWGKTGAIETSLLRSGCNKDDAGNCSQTSSVYGSQLSSWVENSGSVKHENIVSTGYSKQADESCKPNRKRLKPGENPRPRPKDRQMIQDRVKELREIVPNGAKCSIDALLERTIKHMLFLQSVTKHADKLKQTGESKIINKEGGLLLKDNFEGGATWAYEVGSLSMVCPIVVEDLIPPRQMLVEMLCEERGCFLEIADLIRGLGLTILKGVMEAHNDKIWARFAVEANRDITRMEIFMSLVCLLEQTVKGNTSSSNAIDNMVYHSFPQATQTTERSSSLQ, encoded by the exons atgaacctttgccGTGGCCTCCACACATGTTTGGGATGCCTGATTTGCCTTACCAGAATGGGGAAGGATGCTGGTTTTCTTCAGAGTCTCTGTCATCTCAGCTTGGGATTCAAGAGGAG CATAATTGGACGGGCTGCATTTACAGGCAGCCATCAGTGGATTCTTTTGAACAATTTCACTGAAGATGCATATCCTCCACAG GTATATGCTGAAGTGCATCACCAATTTTCAGCTGGAATACAG ACAGTAGCTGTTATTCCTGTGCTTCCTCATGGGGTTGTTCAACTTGGTTCTTTCTTGCct ATAATTGAGAATATGGGATTTGTGAATGATGTGAAGAGCTTGATCTTTCAATTGGGATGTGTTCCTGGCGCCCTTCTATCTGAAGACTATTCACCTCCCATTGCTGGTGTGCCTGTGTCTGTTGATCCACCAGTCATTGCCTCAAACTGCCCTCCATCCGTAACTAGTGGCTCCAATCAGCAAAATAATTCATCGCATGCTTCAATGTCCTTTAGTGTTCAAACACCATGTCCTCTAAAGGCAGAGACAAATACTTGCCAGGGTTCTGCATTGACACCCCAAACCCATAAGCTGAACCAGATATCCAATAACCCTTGCCAACCAAAGGTTATTCCAACGAGTAAAACAAACTTTGCTAGCCAACGAGAGAATAGAGCTGTGGAAGCTGAAGTAATACCCTCAGATCTAGATTCATGCCTGCAGCAGCATTCTGTTTCATGCAATGCAAGATCTGCTTTCAATAACTTGATTGGTTCTGGGTCTTTTGGTCAATCTGGTATAAGTGCTGATAATCTTACATTAATGGAGCAGCAAATCATATCAGCCATTGGGAATCGAGATAATGTTAATCCTTGTGTAAATGCCTCGAGTTCGTTGAACAAGTCTCAACTAAGAACAGATGGAGGCCATCTACTTGGCCACAATATGAGTTCTGGCAGTACTTCAATACTAGGAGGAATCCCAATACATGGTGGGATGAGTACTCTTTTGAGGTCAAATCTGATTACCAGTTCTGGTTCAAAATCTTCCCAAGCATCCACAGTTGATTTTTCTGGAGTAGGAGTTGGAATTGGACCTCAAAATTGTGATTCTTCAACTAAAGCTTTGGCAAATTTGACTAGTCAATCAGTAACCTTTCCCATACATGTAGAAGGTTCTAATCAGAAGATTCTTGTTTTAGATTTAAAGTGTGCTTCATCAAATCAAAAGATAGACTATGATTTGCTTCAGGCCCCTAACCCCCCCACTTTTCATGTTGAGGAACAAGTGCCCTTTAGTGGTCAAATCCCTGGTTTTACCCACGATTGCCTTCATAAAGATGGTAGTAGTCAATCTATGATGACAAAGGATCCTAAAGACAAACTAGATTATGCTAAACCTCCATCAGGTGATGACCTGTTTGATGTTTTAGGGGTGGATTTGAAAAACCAATTGCTGAATGGAAACTGGGATAATCTCTTTACTTATGAATCAGATGCTAATGCAGAAAATATGGAAAAAAAGATAGCACCTATGAACAAGGAGGGTGTAACAATAAATCCTGATATTTATTCAGTTAAAGAAACAATATCAGACAGTGACATTTTTTCTGGGATGGGAACAGACAACCTCTTGGATGCCGTGGTCTCAAAAGCCAAATCTATTGTGAAACTGGATTCTGATGACATGTCTTGCAGGACAACATTGACAAGGAATAGTACTGCCTCTGTTCCTTCTCCTGCCTGCAGGCCGGTAATGTCGGGTCATTTCCAGGGGGGATTGTTTGATTTTCCTAAGAATTGGGGTAAAACAGGTGCCATAGAAACTAGTTTGCTTAGGTCCGGATGTAACAAGGATGATGCTGGAAACTGTTCTCAAACTAGTTCTGTTTATGGCTCTCAACTTAGTTCATGGGTTGAGAATAGTGGGAGTGTGAAACATGAGAATATTGTTTCAACTGGATACTCAAAGCAGGCAGATGAGAGTTGCAAACCAAATCGTAAGAGGCTTAAACCAGGAGAGAATCCCCGGCCTCGACCGAAAGATCGTCAAATGATTCAAGATCGAGTGAAAGAGTTACGAGAAATTGTGCCAAACGGAGCAAAA TGTAGCATAGATGCACTTTTGGAACGGACCATTAAGCACATGCTTTTCTTACAAAGTGTGACAAAGCATGCTGACAAGCTGAAACAAACAGGGGAGTCTAAG ATTATTAATAAGGAAGGTGGGCTGCTTTTGAAAGACAACTTTGAGGGTGGGGCTACGTGGGCATATGAAGTTGGCTCACTATCAATGGTTTGCCCCATTGTAGTCGAGGATCTGATTCCACCTCGTCAGATGCTAGTGGAG ATGCTTTGTGAGGAACGAGGTTGCTTTTTGGAAATAGCCGACTTAATCAGAGGATTAGGCTTAACCATCTTAAAGGGGGTAATGGAAGCTCACAATGACAAAATCTGGGCACGCTTTGCTGTTGAG
- the LOC114377544 gene encoding transcription factor LHW-like isoform X3: MGFVNDVKSLIFQLGCVPGALLSEDYSPPIAGVPVSVDPPVIASNCPPSVTSGSNQQNNSSHASMSFSVQTPCPLKAETNTCQGSALTPQTHKLNQISNNPCQPKVIPTSKTNFASQRENRAVEAEVIPSDLDSCLQQHSVSCNARSAFNNLIGSGSFGQSGISADNLTLMEQQIISAIGNRDNVNPCVNASSSLNKSQLRTDGGHLLGHNMSSGSTSILGGIPIHGGMSTLLRSNLITSSGSKSSQASTVDFSGVGVGIGPQNCDSSTKALANLTSQSVTFPIHVEGSNQKILVLDLKCASSNQKIDYDLLQAPNPPTFHVEEQVPFSGQIPGFTHDCLHKDGSSQSMMTKDPKDKLDYAKPPSGDDLFDVLGVDLKNQLLNGNWDNLFTYESDANAENMEKKIAPMNKEGVTINPDIYSVKETISDSDIFSGMGTDNLLDAVVSKAKSIVKLDSDDMSCRTTLTRNSTASVPSPACRPVMSGHFQGGLFDFPKNWGKTGAIETSLLRSGCNKDDAGNCSQTSSVYGSQLSSWVENSGSVKHENIVSTGYSKQADESCKPNRKRLKPGENPRPRPKDRQMIQDRVKELREIVPNGAKCSIDALLERTIKHMLFLQSVTKHADKLKQTGESKIINKEGGLLLKDNFEGGATWAYEVGSLSMVCPIVVEDLIPPRQMLVEMLCEERGCFLEIADLIRGLGLTILKGVMEAHNDKIWARFAVEANRDITRMEIFMSLVCLLEQTVKGNTSSSNAIDNMVYHSFPQATQTTERSSSLQ, translated from the exons ATGGGATTTGTGAATGATGTGAAGAGCTTGATCTTTCAATTGGGATGTGTTCCTGGCGCCCTTCTATCTGAAGACTATTCACCTCCCATTGCTGGTGTGCCTGTGTCTGTTGATCCACCAGTCATTGCCTCAAACTGCCCTCCATCCGTAACTAGTGGCTCCAATCAGCAAAATAATTCATCGCATGCTTCAATGTCCTTTAGTGTTCAAACACCATGTCCTCTAAAGGCAGAGACAAATACTTGCCAGGGTTCTGCATTGACACCCCAAACCCATAAGCTGAACCAGATATCCAATAACCCTTGCCAACCAAAGGTTATTCCAACGAGTAAAACAAACTTTGCTAGCCAACGAGAGAATAGAGCTGTGGAAGCTGAAGTAATACCCTCAGATCTAGATTCATGCCTGCAGCAGCATTCTGTTTCATGCAATGCAAGATCTGCTTTCAATAACTTGATTGGTTCTGGGTCTTTTGGTCAATCTGGTATAAGTGCTGATAATCTTACATTAATGGAGCAGCAAATCATATCAGCCATTGGGAATCGAGATAATGTTAATCCTTGTGTAAATGCCTCGAGTTCGTTGAACAAGTCTCAACTAAGAACAGATGGAGGCCATCTACTTGGCCACAATATGAGTTCTGGCAGTACTTCAATACTAGGAGGAATCCCAATACATGGTGGGATGAGTACTCTTTTGAGGTCAAATCTGATTACCAGTTCTGGTTCAAAATCTTCCCAAGCATCCACAGTTGATTTTTCTGGAGTAGGAGTTGGAATTGGACCTCAAAATTGTGATTCTTCAACTAAAGCTTTGGCAAATTTGACTAGTCAATCAGTAACCTTTCCCATACATGTAGAAGGTTCTAATCAGAAGATTCTTGTTTTAGATTTAAAGTGTGCTTCATCAAATCAAAAGATAGACTATGATTTGCTTCAGGCCCCTAACCCCCCCACTTTTCATGTTGAGGAACAAGTGCCCTTTAGTGGTCAAATCCCTGGTTTTACCCACGATTGCCTTCATAAAGATGGTAGTAGTCAATCTATGATGACAAAGGATCCTAAAGACAAACTAGATTATGCTAAACCTCCATCAGGTGATGACCTGTTTGATGTTTTAGGGGTGGATTTGAAAAACCAATTGCTGAATGGAAACTGGGATAATCTCTTTACTTATGAATCAGATGCTAATGCAGAAAATATGGAAAAAAAGATAGCACCTATGAACAAGGAGGGTGTAACAATAAATCCTGATATTTATTCAGTTAAAGAAACAATATCAGACAGTGACATTTTTTCTGGGATGGGAACAGACAACCTCTTGGATGCCGTGGTCTCAAAAGCCAAATCTATTGTGAAACTGGATTCTGATGACATGTCTTGCAGGACAACATTGACAAGGAATAGTACTGCCTCTGTTCCTTCTCCTGCCTGCAGGCCGGTAATGTCGGGTCATTTCCAGGGGGGATTGTTTGATTTTCCTAAGAATTGGGGTAAAACAGGTGCCATAGAAACTAGTTTGCTTAGGTCCGGATGTAACAAGGATGATGCTGGAAACTGTTCTCAAACTAGTTCTGTTTATGGCTCTCAACTTAGTTCATGGGTTGAGAATAGTGGGAGTGTGAAACATGAGAATATTGTTTCAACTGGATACTCAAAGCAGGCAGATGAGAGTTGCAAACCAAATCGTAAGAGGCTTAAACCAGGAGAGAATCCCCGGCCTCGACCGAAAGATCGTCAAATGATTCAAGATCGAGTGAAAGAGTTACGAGAAATTGTGCCAAACGGAGCAAAA TGTAGCATAGATGCACTTTTGGAACGGACCATTAAGCACATGCTTTTCTTACAAAGTGTGACAAAGCATGCTGACAAGCTGAAACAAACAGGGGAGTCTAAG ATTATTAATAAGGAAGGTGGGCTGCTTTTGAAAGACAACTTTGAGGGTGGGGCTACGTGGGCATATGAAGTTGGCTCACTATCAATGGTTTGCCCCATTGTAGTCGAGGATCTGATTCCACCTCGTCAGATGCTAGTGGAG ATGCTTTGTGAGGAACGAGGTTGCTTTTTGGAAATAGCCGACTTAATCAGAGGATTAGGCTTAACCATCTTAAAGGGGGTAATGGAAGCTCACAATGACAAAATCTGGGCACGCTTTGCTGTTGAG